Genomic DNA from uncultured Methanospirillum sp.:
ACCCGAAGGACGGGTCATTGTTGATACTCGGCAGAGTTTCATGTACCGGGAAGGAGATGCCAGGGGAATTTTTCTTGCTTCCCGTCTCTCCGGGCTTTCCCCGAACCTGACCTGCCGGCTCACACCCGGGACTCTTGTCTCAAGTTACGAGGTGTACGAGGCCCTTGCGAGGGGGATTGCAGTACCGTTCAGGAAAAACGATGCCGAGGCACACCGGAAGATCGAAGACATGAGGCTTGACTTCAGGGGAGGTCTCACTCTTCAACCACAGCCGGGTATCTACGAGGATGTAACCCAGATTGACTTTACCTCATTCTATCCCTCGATCATCGTGAAGTACAATCTCTCACCGGAGACACTGAAATATCCGGACAGAACCGGATTTCTTGCCTCTGTGTTGAGACCGATTCTTGATCTCAGGCAGATCACCAAACAGAGAAAACGGGTCGATCCCACCTATGCCGGAATGGATGGTATTCTAAAATGGATGCTTGTAACGTGTTTTGGATACACAGGTTACAAAAATGCCAGGTTCGGGAGGATAGAGGTTCACGAGCAGATAACATTCAGGGCAACAGAACTGCTCCAGGAGTGTGTCTCAAAGATCGGCGATCTCAGGGGCAGGGTTCTTCATGCAATTATTGACTGCCTCTTCATCCAGGAGTGCGATCCGTTACAAGCCCAGTTTGAGATAGAGAAACTCACCGACATTAAAACCGAGATAGAACAGTATGACTGGATCGTTTTTCTTCCCCAGATCGACGGAACCGGATCATACGGGAATTATTATGGGCGACTTGCAGATGGGAAGATAAAAGCAAGGGGAGTTGCTGCCCGTCGGAGAAACACACCCCCGTATATCAGGCAGATGCAGGAGGAGATGCTACACCTGATGGCCCACGAGTGTGAGGTGGATGGAATTGCATCACACTGGCCGGAGGTCCGGGGTCTTTACCGGCAGTACTCAAACGGCCTGAGAGATGTAGATCCACAGGATCTGGTGATAAAGAGGAGAATCGGGAAAGAGAGATATCAGAACAAATGCATTCCACAGGCTGTAATTGAAGTATACCGGCAGCATGGTGTCGAACTGGTTCCCGGGATGGATGCCTCATTTATTGTAAGGGATGAGAAAGGGCTGCTGGTAGATCCCTCATTTGCTCCAAAGGATATTGATACCAGGTATTACCAGCGTCTTTTGGACCGGGCATGGAAAGAGATTGAATTTGTGCATACCGTCTGTGAGAGTTACTGATGAGCGAAAAGACAAATCCACTCAAGAATATT
This window encodes:
- a CDS encoding type B DNA-directed DNA polymerase, with the protein product MSSSGTFILDSCRTKQGITLWNITDGNLKIVHHNQSPSFLVHFKEPHLHQDLIEELHSTYGISECSFRSIYEDYRGYKVEAGREVAEEIEKQTNYNVSLFNVDIRPEQRFAAEHTIVPGGFTGMDRFNPVHEFPGTTMEITFSENPHRSEHTGTVSVTDIDRKRPYLLDGSDRQNIDDLCDIVQSSDPDLILFPDYDRWSSYICDQTDKWGIVNTLSRTGRFRRLSSRSYFSYGRMEHRLGAMIPEGRVIVDTRQSFMYREGDARGIFLASRLSGLSPNLTCRLTPGTLVSSYEVYEALARGIAVPFRKNDAEAHRKIEDMRLDFRGGLTLQPQPGIYEDVTQIDFTSFYPSIIVKYNLSPETLKYPDRTGFLASVLRPILDLRQITKQRKRVDPTYAGMDGILKWMLVTCFGYTGYKNARFGRIEVHEQITFRATELLQECVSKIGDLRGRVLHAIIDCLFIQECDPLQAQFEIEKLTDIKTEIEQYDWIVFLPQIDGTGSYGNYYGRLADGKIKARGVAARRRNTPPYIRQMQEEMLHLMAHECEVDGIASHWPEVRGLYRQYSNGLRDVDPQDLVIKRRIGKERYQNKCIPQAVIEVYRQHGVELVPGMDASFIVRDEKGLLVDPSFAPKDIDTRYYQRLLDRAWKEIEFVHTVCESY